From the genome of Flavobacterium luteolum, one region includes:
- the nagB gene encoding glucosamine-6-phosphate deaminase has protein sequence MKSALEIKPDISYKSAGKFEETRFEKIHNEIFKSSIEASVIVAQEIAQLIRSKQEKNKPCVLGLATGSSPIKVYEELVRMHREEGLSFSNVITFNLDEYYPMTKENNQSYHYFMHQHLFNHIDIKPENINIPDGTVAIEEINQYCIDYEMNIKNAGGLDFQLLGIGRTGHVGFNEPGSHINSGTRIITLDHITRVDASSAFNGIDNVPKRAITMGVSTIMRSKRIVLMAWGQNKADIIKRTIQGDISSEVPATFLQNHPNATFVLDQSAASELTRFKTPWLVGECLWTPELKSKAIVWLCQKTKQSILKLTDRDYNNNGMSDLLAQEGSAYDMNINMFNILQHTITGWPGGKPNTDDSFRPERANPAKKRIILFSPHPDDDVISMGGTFSKLIKQGHDVHVVYQTSGNIAVSDDEALKFAEVASDFIGEGQADINFKSVIEFLNNKSENQIDSLEVRKLKGLIRRRESYGATRYIGLKDENTHFLDLPFYETGQVKKNPLGPEDIAIVKDIIARIKPHQVFAAGDLADPHGTHEVCLNAIFAALKELKPEPYMNDCWLWLYRGAWHEWDIHEIDMAVPLSPSEVLLKRHAILHHQSQKDRVMFQGNDSREFWVRAEDRNKNTAILYDELGLAEYEAIEAFKRFDY, from the coding sequence ATGAAAAGTGCTTTAGAAATAAAACCTGATATCAGTTATAAAAGCGCGGGAAAATTTGAAGAAACTCGTTTTGAGAAAATTCATAACGAAATCTTTAAAAGTTCTATTGAAGCTTCTGTAATTGTAGCACAGGAAATTGCGCAGCTAATTAGATCTAAGCAAGAAAAAAATAAACCTTGTGTTTTAGGTCTGGCAACAGGTTCTTCTCCGATCAAAGTTTATGAGGAACTAGTGAGAATGCACAGAGAAGAAGGACTTAGTTTTAGCAATGTAATCACTTTTAATTTGGATGAATATTATCCAATGACTAAGGAGAATAATCAAAGCTATCATTATTTCATGCATCAGCATCTTTTTAATCATATTGATATCAAGCCTGAAAATATTAATATTCCTGATGGTACTGTAGCAATTGAGGAAATCAATCAATACTGTATTGATTATGAAATGAATATTAAAAATGCGGGTGGTCTTGATTTTCAATTGCTTGGAATTGGTAGAACAGGACATGTTGGATTTAACGAGCCTGGTTCGCACATCAATTCAGGAACAAGAATTATTACCTTAGATCATATCACAAGAGTCGATGCTTCATCTGCTTTTAATGGTATAGATAATGTGCCGAAACGCGCCATAACAATGGGAGTTTCGACCATTATGAGATCAAAACGTATTGTTTTGATGGCTTGGGGACAAAACAAAGCAGATATCATCAAAAGAACTATTCAAGGAGATATCAGTTCAGAAGTTCCGGCTACATTTTTACAGAACCATCCAAATGCAACTTTTGTTTTAGATCAGTCGGCAGCGTCAGAATTAACCCGTTTTAAAACGCCTTGGTTAGTTGGCGAATGTCTGTGGACTCCCGAATTAAAAAGTAAAGCTATTGTTTGGCTTTGTCAAAAAACAAAACAATCTATTTTAAAACTGACAGACCGTGATTACAATAATAACGGAATGTCTGATCTTTTGGCTCAGGAAGGTTCTGCTTATGATATGAACATTAATATGTTTAATATTCTACAGCATACTATTACGGGTTGGCCAGGAGGAAAACCAAACACAGATGATTCATTTCGTCCAGAAAGGGCAAACCCGGCAAAAAAGAGGATTATTCTTTTTAGCCCACACCCAGACGATGACGTGATTTCTATGGGAGGAACATTTTCAAAATTAATCAAGCAAGGACACGATGTTCATGTGGTGTACCAAACTTCGGGAAATATTGCAGTTTCAGACGATGAAGCTTTAAAATTTGCAGAAGTTGCCAGTGATTTTATCGGAGAAGGTCAAGCTGATATCAATTTCAAATCGGTTATCGAGTTTTTAAATAACAAATCTGAAAATCAAATCGATTCTTTGGAAGTTCGAAAATTAAAAGGATTGATTAGAAGAAGAGAATCTTACGGAGCAACAAGATACATCGGATTGAAAGATGAGAATACGCACTTTTTGGATCTTCCTTTTTACGAAACAGGACAGGTTAAAAAGAATCCGTTAGGACCAGAAGATATTGCTATCGTAAAAGACATTATTGCTAGAATAAAACCACATCAAGTTTTTGCTGCTGGAGATCTTGCAGATCCGCACGGAACACATGAGGTTTGTTTAAATGCCATTTTTGCTGCATTAAAAGAGCTTAAACCAGAACCGTACATGAATGATTGCTGGTTGTGGCTTTACAGAGGAGCTTGGCACGAATGGGATATTCATGAAATTGATATGGCCGTTCCGTTAAGCCCTTCAGAAGTATTATTAAAACGTCATGCCATTTTACATCACCAGTCTCAAAAAGACAGAGTAATGTTTCAAGGAAATGATTCTCGTGAATTCTGGGTTAGGGCAGAAGATCGAAACAAAAACACAGCAATTTTATATGACGAACTAGGTTTGGCTGAATATGAAGCAATAGAAGCCTTTAAGCGTTTTGATTACTAA
- a CDS encoding RagB/SusD family nutrient uptake outer membrane protein, which produces MKTNNIKKSLICLGLLALVGCTDNFDEINSNPDGFTQEELTQDFNHIKGPFTTMFDNVMVNVPGWKYQVAIDLSGNTWGGYTTAPGFDGNNNLSYALADNWNLWGWEAIYTQVMANYLKVEAASKGKYDEFYALATIVKVQTLHKAADSWGPIVYSKLGTTDAAIGYDSQEEAYGLMFKDLDFAVTELTKRIDAGETSSFTKIDRSTYKGDYTKWVRYANSLRLRLAMRVVKVNPTLAKAEAEKAISQKFGVMTVNADSFIVNKDVSQHPLRVAAYEYNDSRMSADMESIMGGYNDPRISVYFKTSEQFPGEYKGIRTGGILGDKSKHINFSNFGKIIDEDKQVVWLNAAEVYFLRAEGALRGWNMGGDAATFYKAGITASFEQLSVGGASDYIANNVKTAKDYVDPVAPFNSGLAVNKVTVAWDDAASNEVKLQKIITQKWIANFPDGMEAWAEHRRTGYPKLLPILNNQSAGAITTEYGVRRINFVSTEKDGNPEGLKTGIAKLNGPDNGGTRTWWDVNAPNF; this is translated from the coding sequence ATGAAAACAAATAATATAAAAAAATCACTAATCTGTCTTGGTCTTTTGGCTTTAGTTGGTTGTACAGATAATTTTGACGAGATTAATAGTAATCCTGATGGTTTTACACAAGAGGAACTAACGCAAGACTTTAATCATATTAAAGGGCCTTTTACTACGATGTTTGACAACGTGATGGTAAATGTGCCAGGGTGGAAGTATCAGGTAGCTATTGATTTATCGGGTAACACTTGGGGAGGATATACTACAGCACCAGGTTTTGACGGTAATAATAACCTTTCTTATGCGCTTGCTGACAACTGGAACCTTTGGGGGTGGGAAGCTATTTACACGCAAGTAATGGCAAATTACTTGAAAGTTGAAGCTGCATCTAAAGGAAAATATGATGAGTTTTATGCTTTGGCAACAATAGTAAAAGTACAGACTTTACATAAAGCTGCAGATTCATGGGGACCAATAGTTTATTCTAAATTAGGGACTACAGATGCAGCAATTGGATATGATTCTCAAGAAGAAGCTTATGGCTTAATGTTTAAAGATTTAGATTTTGCTGTTACAGAATTAACAAAAAGAATTGATGCAGGAGAAACAAGTTCTTTTACAAAAATCGATCGTTCGACTTATAAAGGAGACTATACAAAATGGGTTAGATATGCAAACTCTTTACGTTTAAGATTAGCAATGCGTGTTGTAAAAGTTAATCCAACATTAGCTAAAGCGGAAGCTGAAAAAGCAATTAGCCAAAAATTTGGTGTAATGACAGTAAATGCAGACAGCTTTATTGTAAATAAAGATGTTTCACAACACCCACTTAGAGTTGCTGCTTACGAATATAATGATAGCCGTATGTCTGCAGATATGGAGTCTATCATGGGAGGTTACAATGATCCTAGAATAAGTGTTTATTTTAAAACTTCAGAACAGTTTCCTGGAGAATATAAAGGAATCCGTACTGGCGGTATTCTTGGTGATAAGTCAAAACACATTAATTTTTCGAACTTTGGTAAGATAATAGACGAAGACAAACAAGTTGTTTGGTTAAATGCAGCTGAGGTTTACTTCTTAAGAGCAGAAGGGGCTTTAAGAGGCTGGAATATGGGTGGTGACGCTGCAACATTCTACAAAGCTGGTATTACGGCTTCTTTTGAACAGCTTTCTGTAGGTGGTGCTTCTGACTATATTGCAAATAATGTAAAAACAGCTAAAGATTATGTAGATCCAGTTGCTCCATTCAATAGTGGTTTAGCTGTAAATAAAGTAACTGTTGCTTGGGATGATGCTGCAAGTAACGAAGTGAAACTGCAAAAAATCATTACTCAAAAATGGATTGCTAATTTCCCTGACGGTATGGAAGCTTGGGCTGAACACCGCAGAACTGGTTATCCTAAATTATTGCCAATTCTTAACAACCAAAGTGCTGGTGCAATCACGACTGAATATGGTGTAAGAAGAATAAACTTTGTTTCTACTGAAAAAGATGGAAACCCAGAAGGTCTTAAAACAGGTATTGCAAAACTTAACGGTCCTGATAACGGAGGCACAAGAACTTGGTGGGACGTTAACGCTCCGAACTTCTAA
- a CDS encoding SusC/RagA family TonB-linked outer membrane protein has translation MKKIFLIFMIVFTAQVSLAQVKNVKGVITDSDGMPLPGASVSVQGGQKGTTTDFDGLYTIEVQKGQNLVFTYVGLETQTIVVGDAATINVKMVAAASNALNEVVVTSLGVKKTRKSLTYAAQELKGEELTRVKDANVINTIAGKIAGVAVTKSAGGTGGSTKVVIRGNSSIMNSQPLYVIDGIPMYNGTSNQQGNTNASNDSFGSTAGGNRDGGDVISLINPDDYEGMTVLKGAAASVLYGSQGANGVILLSSKKVKENTGNLAVSSVTTFESVHSLPEFQYEYGTAGAQKSWGGKVSSNDFVKDFFNTGVTQITSAAFTTGSDVSSTSISYANTAASGVIEGNGLKKNNFGIRQTGKFFNNKLIVSADAKYTTQTIDNRPVNGLYSNPLTGVYLFQRGNDFNYYKDNFETFIPSRNLYGQNFYSAPNADIYVQNPYWLINRNKSIDKDNFFNGNLALEYKANNWLSIAARYSYNRVENDYDKKIYATTNTSLSNINGRYINVANLSTQRYGDLIAKINTNFSEDFSFNAIVGTSINNTLANQQTTLDSGIVGGLVNANLFTLGNFASASGLDNLSLQATGSSREVQSIFASATFGYKNMLYLDVTGRNDWSSTLVNTDTSSYFYPSVGVTALISEMATMPEWINFGKVRGTYAQVGNDVSAFVTSPKSTIQGGNIIPPVVGPRPGEGLKPELKSEFEFGTEWRMFNNRLGFEISYYNSETKNQYIQVPAPATNPYGYTFYGINAGSIENKGLELVVSGKIIEGQKFSWETMVNYSHNKNKVKEIPEELGGKIPLTPVNNINYRYSLTEGRPFGVIEGKGIVRNDKGEIVLDDKGNLAVEADFHEVGNANPDFMLGWSNTFKFGAFTANFLIDGRFGGDVMSITESMNDFYGVSKRSGDARNAGGVAVNAVMPDGTKVTKMDPQKYYEAVGGLNGATAEYVYDATNVSLREVSLGYTFNKKAIPFVNTATLSLIARNLFFFYKDAPFDPNIALSTGQGLQGVDIYGLPSTRSIGLNLNVTF, from the coding sequence ATGAAAAAAATTTTCTTAATCTTTATGATTGTTTTTACGGCGCAAGTTTCGCTTGCACAAGTAAAAAATGTCAAGGGTGTGATTACAGATTCTGACGGTATGCCATTACCAGGAGCTTCTGTTTCTGTACAAGGAGGTCAAAAAGGAACAACTACCGATTTTGACGGATTGTATACTATTGAAGTTCAAAAAGGTCAGAACTTGGTTTTTACTTATGTAGGACTAGAAACTCAAACAATAGTTGTAGGAGATGCTGCTACAATTAATGTGAAAATGGTTGCAGCTGCATCAAATGCTTTGAACGAGGTTGTTGTAACTTCTTTAGGTGTTAAGAAAACAAGAAAATCTTTAACATACGCTGCTCAAGAACTTAAAGGTGAAGAGTTAACACGTGTAAAAGATGCCAACGTTATTAATACTATTGCAGGTAAAATTGCCGGTGTTGCAGTAACAAAAAGTGCTGGAGGTACTGGTGGATCTACAAAAGTTGTAATTCGTGGTAACTCTTCTATCATGAATAGCCAGCCACTTTACGTTATTGATGGTATTCCTATGTATAATGGTACTTCGAATCAGCAAGGTAATACAAATGCATCAAATGATTCATTTGGTAGTACTGCTGGAGGTAACCGTGACGGAGGAGATGTTATTTCTTTGATTAATCCAGACGATTACGAAGGAATGACTGTACTTAAAGGTGCTGCAGCTTCTGTATTATACGGATCTCAAGGAGCAAATGGGGTTATTTTATTGTCTTCTAAAAAAGTTAAAGAAAATACAGGAAATTTAGCTGTTTCTTCTGTTACTACTTTTGAATCTGTTCATTCATTACCAGAATTTCAGTATGAATATGGTACAGCTGGGGCACAAAAATCTTGGGGAGGAAAAGTTTCTTCAAATGATTTCGTAAAAGACTTCTTTAACACAGGAGTTACACAAATTACTTCTGCTGCTTTTACAACTGGATCTGATGTTTCTTCAACTAGTATTTCTTATGCTAATACTGCTGCGTCAGGAGTTATAGAAGGAAATGGATTAAAGAAAAACAACTTTGGAATTCGCCAAACAGGTAAATTTTTCAACAATAAATTAATTGTTTCTGCTGACGCTAAATATACAACTCAGACTATTGACAACAGACCAGTAAACGGATTGTATTCAAACCCATTAACTGGAGTTTATTTGTTCCAAAGAGGAAATGACTTTAATTATTATAAAGATAATTTTGAAACATTTATTCCTTCTAGAAACCTATACGGTCAAAACTTCTACAGCGCACCAAATGCTGATATCTATGTTCAGAATCCTTATTGGTTAATCAACAGAAATAAATCTATTGATAAAGATAATTTCTTCAACGGAAATTTAGCTTTAGAATATAAAGCAAACAATTGGTTAAGCATTGCTGCAAGATATAGCTATAATAGAGTTGAAAATGATTATGATAAAAAGATTTATGCTACAACAAATACTTCTTTATCTAATATAAATGGTAGATATATAAACGTTGCTAATTTAAGCACACAACGTTACGGAGATTTGATTGCTAAAATTAATACTAATTTCAGCGAAGATTTTAGCTTTAATGCTATCGTAGGAACAAGTATCAATAATACATTGGCAAATCAACAGACTACGTTAGATTCTGGTATTGTTGGCGGGCTTGTAAATGCTAACTTGTTTACTTTGGGGAATTTTGCAAGTGCAAGTGGTTTAGATAACTTAAGCCTTCAGGCTACAGGTTCTTCAAGAGAGGTTCAATCAATTTTTGCTTCAGCAACTTTTGGTTATAAAAACATGTTATACTTAGATGTTACAGGGCGTAATGATTGGTCTTCTACTTTAGTAAATACTGATACTTCATCTTATTTTTATCCATCTGTAGGGGTTACTGCTCTTATTAGTGAAATGGCAACAATGCCAGAATGGATTAACTTCGGAAAAGTGAGAGGAACTTATGCTCAAGTAGGTAATGACGTTTCTGCTTTTGTAACTTCTCCAAAATCGACTATTCAAGGTGGTAATATTATTCCTCCTGTAGTAGGTCCAAGACCAGGTGAAGGATTGAAACCTGAATTGAAATCAGAATTTGAATTTGGTACTGAATGGAGAATGTTTAACAATAGATTAGGTTTCGAAATTTCTTACTATAACTCAGAAACTAAAAATCAATACATTCAAGTTCCTGCTCCGGCAACAAACCCTTACGGTTATACTTTCTACGGGATAAATGCTGGTAGTATAGAAAATAAAGGACTTGAGCTTGTTGTTAGCGGTAAAATTATTGAGGGACAAAAATTCTCATGGGAAACTATGGTAAATTATTCTCACAATAAAAATAAAGTAAAAGAAATTCCAGAAGAATTAGGAGGTAAAATTCCATTAACTCCTGTAAATAATATTAATTACAGATACTCTTTAACAGAAGGAAGACCATTTGGTGTGATTGAAGGAAAAGGTATCGTTAGAAATGATAAAGGAGAAATTGTTTTAGACGACAAAGGAAACTTAGCAGTTGAAGCTGATTTTCATGAAGTTGGTAATGCAAACCCTGATTTTATGTTAGGCTGGTCAAACACATTCAAATTTGGTGCTTTTACAGCTAACTTCTTAATCGATGGACGTTTTGGAGGAGATGTAATGAGTATTACAGAATCTATGAATGATTTTTATGGAGTGTCAAAAAGATCTGGAGATGCTAGAAATGCTGGTGGTGTTGCTGTAAATGCAGTTATGCCTGATGGTACAAAAGTAACTAAAATGGATCCTCAGAAATACTATGAAGCTGTAGGTGGTCTTAACGGTGCTACTGCCGAGTATGTATATGATGCAACAAACGTAAGTTTAAGAGAGGTTTCGCTTGGATATACTTTCAATAAAAAAGCAATTCCATTTGTTAATACAGCAACTTTATCATTAATCGCAAGAAACTTATTCTTCTTTTATAAAGATGCACCATTCGATCCAAACATTGCTTTAAGTACAGGTCAGGGCTTACAAGGAGTTGATATTTATGGTTTACCATCAACAAGAAGTATTGGTCTTAATTTAAATGTAACTTTCTAA
- a CDS encoding sensor histidine kinase — translation MKEIRKVKFDIKLQNHVWFWGVYFTLNFLRWGAYFNDYPYSFKSNLIEFSLVIPLVYLNLFVLVPKYVLKQKYIMYTFLLLLSLFAIYLAKTALTYYIISENIWPEANREYHPFEINHIVAVCIGELYVLAMASSVYLTLTWLRERERNRSLRENQFKIKLKYLENQIQPHFFFNTLNNLYALSLESSKKVPDVIIKLSNLMEYVLYDVKGTKFVPLIKEIDYIQNYIEIEKLRFENVEVTINLESNIDDVVVPPLIFISLVENAFKHGGLNNKNLKIKINCRVIDNKTLDFEILNNFVISQNHNPKRGIGLVNTKKRLKLIYRNNFSLKHTTKLNFYIIRLQIPTQNED, via the coding sequence TTGAAAGAAATAAGAAAAGTTAAATTTGATATTAAACTGCAAAATCATGTTTGGTTCTGGGGTGTTTATTTTACTTTAAACTTCTTAAGATGGGGTGCTTACTTTAATGATTATCCTTATTCTTTCAAATCCAACTTAATAGAATTCTCATTGGTTATTCCTTTGGTGTATTTAAATTTATTTGTTTTAGTCCCAAAATATGTATTGAAGCAAAAATATATTATGTATACATTTTTATTGCTTCTCAGCCTATTTGCGATTTATTTGGCTAAAACTGCCCTCACCTATTATATAATATCCGAAAATATCTGGCCAGAAGCCAATAGAGAATATCATCCTTTTGAAATCAATCATATTGTGGCTGTTTGCATTGGAGAATTGTATGTTCTCGCAATGGCATCATCTGTTTACCTTACCTTGACATGGTTAAGAGAGCGAGAAAGAAATAGATCTTTAAGAGAAAATCAGTTTAAAATAAAACTAAAGTATCTCGAGAATCAGATCCAGCCACACTTTTTCTTTAACACATTAAACAATCTCTACGCTTTATCATTAGAGTCTTCAAAGAAAGTTCCAGATGTAATTATCAAACTTTCTAATTTGATGGAATATGTTCTATACGATGTAAAAGGCACCAAGTTTGTTCCTCTTATTAAAGAAATCGATTATATTCAGAATTATATTGAAATTGAAAAATTGCGTTTTGAAAATGTAGAAGTAACAATAAATCTAGAGTCAAATATCGATGATGTTGTCGTTCCTCCGCTTATTTTTATTTCATTAGTAGAAAATGCCTTCAAACATGGCGGATTAAACAATAAAAACCTAAAAATAAAGATCAATTGCAGAGTTATCGACAATAAAACGCTCGATTTTGAAATCTTAAATAATTTTGTAATTTCACAAAATCATAATCCAAAACGAGGAATCGGTTTAGTTAATACAAAAAAGAGGTTAAAGTTAATTTACAGAAACAATTTCAGCCTTAAACATACCACTAAACTAAATTTCTACATAATCCGATTGCAAATACCTACCCAGAATGAAGATTAA
- a CDS encoding LytR/AlgR family response regulator transcription factor yields MKIKCVLIDDEPLAIKVLQNYFTNFTDFEVVATFNNSLEALDFINSTPVDAVFLDINMPMMTGFELISLIENKTKVIITTAFREFAAESYDLDVLDYLVKPIPLPRFIKCINKITTEYNLKNNIKVETSKGDSHIFIKVDKKMMKINIEEILFVEGMKEYIKVVTPDKTYITHKSLTSLSEELPADRFLRIHKSYVIALNKVKSIEGNRVQIQSYNIPIGRNYSKEVKNKILE; encoded by the coding sequence ATGAAGATTAAATGCGTGTTAATTGATGATGAGCCTTTAGCTATCAAAGTCCTGCAAAATTATTTTACCAATTTTACAGATTTTGAAGTTGTCGCGACATTCAATAACTCTTTAGAGGCGCTCGATTTTATAAACAGTACTCCTGTTGATGCCGTCTTTTTAGATATAAACATGCCTATGATGACTGGCTTTGAACTTATTAGTCTTATCGAAAATAAAACCAAAGTTATTATTACTACTGCTTTTAGAGAATTTGCTGCCGAAAGTTATGATTTGGATGTACTGGATTATCTCGTTAAACCAATTCCGCTTCCAAGATTTATAAAATGTATTAATAAAATTACCACCGAATACAATCTTAAAAACAATATTAAGGTTGAAACCTCAAAAGGTGATTCTCATATTTTTATTAAAGTCGATAAAAAAATGATGAAAATTAATATTGAAGAAATTTTATTTGTTGAAGGAATGAAAGAATATATAAAAGTTGTCACGCCTGATAAAACTTATATTACTCATAAATCTCTTACATCATTATCTGAAGAATTACCAGCAGATCGTTTCCTTAGAATCCACAAATCTTATGTAATTGCGCTAAATAAGGTAAAATCTATAGAAGGAAACCGCGTTCAAATACAATCTTACAACATTCCGATAGGCAGAAACTACAGTAAAGAAGTTAAAAATAAGATATTGGAATAA
- a CDS encoding MFS transporter yields MSSENVQTKWGQFISLIIVFFFWGFVGSANDILIPVFKKVFTLSQVQSQLVAWAFYAAYFVGSIIFFIVSLKVDVLQKYGYKRTLSAGLVLSAIGSFLFVPAATTQSFPFFLTALFTVGLGFSIQQIVANPLAIKMGSPETGAHRLTLAGGINSFGTTIGAILLGIALFGMGDNKKTALSLEDIKLPFIILGLAFIAVAVFMNFSKIEDPAKEEEAIIKDKHSKFNILDYPQLYLGMLGIFIYVGTEVTIISNLPALLHTHEFGNVLEDAVAPFIALYWGSLMIGRWNGGANVFNTSNLVNTALKFIVPAAAFGVIIGANIFAAHDVSSFYIYPIWILLFIAVSFVGGKNAGKTLMLFGISGLTMMVLGLVWPDPSIAKFFFISGGLFLSIMWPSIFDLAIAGLGKNTGKASSFLIMMILGGGVIPLVQGSICDLDATNPNGILGITYTHFSYIVPLLGFAYLGFYGFYCPKILKRQGISHIESAGGGH; encoded by the coding sequence ATGAGTTCAGAAAATGTGCAAACCAAATGGGGGCAATTTATCTCTTTGATAATCGTCTTCTTCTTTTGGGGTTTTGTTGGATCTGCCAATGACATCCTGATTCCAGTATTCAAAAAAGTATTTACGTTATCGCAAGTACAATCTCAATTAGTAGCATGGGCTTTCTATGCAGCTTATTTTGTTGGATCAATCATATTCTTTATCGTTTCGTTAAAAGTAGACGTTTTACAAAAATACGGCTACAAAAGAACCTTATCTGCAGGATTAGTTCTATCTGCTATTGGTTCATTTTTATTCGTTCCTGCTGCTACAACTCAAAGCTTCCCTTTCTTCTTAACAGCTTTATTTACAGTAGGATTAGGTTTTTCAATCCAACAAATTGTAGCAAACCCTTTAGCTATTAAAATGGGAAGTCCAGAAACTGGAGCACACCGTTTAACTCTTGCCGGCGGAATCAACTCTTTCGGAACAACAATCGGAGCTATTTTGCTAGGAATTGCACTATTCGGAATGGGAGACAACAAAAAAACAGCTCTTTCATTAGAAGATATTAAATTGCCTTTCATCATTTTAGGTCTTGCTTTTATCGCTGTTGCCGTTTTTATGAATTTTTCTAAAATCGAAGACCCAGCAAAAGAGGAAGAAGCAATCATAAAAGACAAACACAGTAAATTCAACATTCTTGACTATCCGCAATTATACTTGGGTATGTTAGGAATTTTTATTTATGTTGGAACTGAGGTTACTATCATCAGTAATCTACCTGCATTATTACACACTCACGAATTCGGAAATGTTCTAGAAGATGCTGTTGCACCATTTATTGCGCTTTATTGGGGAAGTTTAATGATCGGTCGTTGGAATGGCGGAGCAAACGTGTTTAACACTTCAAACTTAGTAAATACTGCGCTTAAATTTATTGTTCCTGCTGCTGCATTTGGAGTAATTATCGGAGCAAATATCTTTGCTGCACACGACGTTTCTTCATTCTACATTTACCCAATCTGGATTTTATTATTTATCGCTGTAAGTTTTGTTGGTGGTAAAAATGCTGGAAAAACATTAATGCTTTTCGGAATTTCAGGATTAACTATGATGGTCTTAGGGCTAGTTTGGCCAGATCCTTCAATAGCTAAATTCTTCTTTATCTCTGGAGGGTTATTCTTATCTATTATGTGGCCTTCAATCTTCGATTTAGCCATTGCTGGATTAGGAAAAAACACAGGAAAAGCGTCCTCTTTCTTGATCATGATGATTCTTGGTGGTGGAGTAATTCCGTTAGTACAAGGAAGTATATGTGATTTAGATGCTACAAATCCAAACGGAATTTTAGGCATCACTTACACACACTTCTCATATATTGTACCACTTCTAGGTTTTGCTTATTTAGGATTCTACGGTTTCTACTGTCCAAAAATTTTAAAAAGACAAGGAATCAGCCATATCGAAAGTGCTGGTGGAGGACACTAA
- the fsa gene encoding fructose-6-phosphate aldolase, translated as MKFFIDTANLAQIKEAQALGVLDGVTTNPSLMAKEGITGKNNILKHYVDICNLVEGDVSAEVNALDFEGMVKEGEELAELHEQIVVKLPMTKEGVMAAKYFSDKGIKTNVTLVFSVGQALLAAKAGATYVSPFVGRLDDVSTDGLNLVQEIREVYDNYGYETQILAASVRHTMHIVNCAKIGADVMTGPLSAIYGLLKHPLTDIGLAQFVADFEKGNK; from the coding sequence ATGAAATTTTTTATTGACACAGCTAATTTAGCTCAAATTAAAGAAGCACAAGCTTTAGGTGTTTTGGATGGTGTAACAACTAATCCGTCATTAATGGCAAAAGAAGGAATCACTGGAAAAAACAATATCCTTAAGCATTATGTTGATATTTGCAATCTTGTTGAAGGTGATGTAAGTGCTGAAGTTAATGCTCTTGACTTTGAAGGTATGGTTAAAGAGGGTGAGGAGCTTGCTGAATTGCATGAGCAAATCGTTGTAAAACTTCCTATGACTAAGGAAGGTGTTATGGCAGCTAAATATTTTTCTGATAAAGGAATTAAAACTAATGTAACTCTTGTTTTCTCTGTAGGACAAGCGCTTTTGGCAGCTAAAGCTGGAGCAACTTATGTTTCTCCGTTTGTGGGCCGTTTAGATGATGTTTCTACTGATGGATTGAACTTGGTTCAGGAAATTAGAGAAGTTTATGATAACTATGGTTACGAAACTCAAATTTTAGCGGCTTCTGTACGTCATACAATGCATATTGTAAACTGTGCTAAAATTGGTGCAGATGTTATGACAGGACCACTTTCTGCAATTTATGGTTTATTGAAACACCCATTAACAGATATCGGTTTAGCTCAGTTTGTAGCTGACTTTGAAAAAGGAAATAAATAA